AGCGGGGATGGAGACGGACAGCAGGGCGGCCACGGCGGAGCACGAATGCGCCTACTCCCCGGGGGAGTCCTGCGACGCGCCGCGCCGGGGGCGCCCGCGCAGCGAGGCCGCCGAGCAGGCCATCTTCGCCGCGGTCGAGCAGCTGATGGAGGGCGGGGCGAGCCTGTCCCAGCTGTCCGTCGAGGGCATCGCCGCGGCCGCCGGGGTCGGCAAGGCCACCATCTACCGGCGCTGGCCGAACAAGGAGGCCCTGCTGGTCGACGTGGTCGCCCGACTGGAGGCGCCCGAACCGCAGCTGACCGGCGGCGGCGTCCGCGCCGACCTGGTCGAGGTGATCGACTACATGCGCCGGCGCGGGCTGGCCAAGCGCTCGCGCTGGGTGCTCAAGGCCGCCCTGGGCCAGATGAGCAGCTGGCCGGAGCTGCACGCCGCGTACAAGAAGCGGGTGCTGCAGCCCCGCCGCGAGCTGCTGCGGTCGATCATCCGCCGGGGGATGGCGCAGGGCGAGCTGCGCGCCGACCTGGACGAGGACCTGCTCGCCGAGATCCTGCTCGGTCCGATCCTGGTGCGCACCGTGCTCTGGGACGACTCCGACCTCAGCGACCCGCGGCTGGCCGAGACCATGGTCGACGTGCTGCTGGCCGGGGTGGCGGCCCCCGGGCCGGCCGCCCCGTAGCCTGCGGCCGTGGCCAGTCTCACGAAACCGTGCCGCGCCGGAACCCCGGCGCGGCACCGTCGCGTCTGAGCCGTCATAGGCTGAGCCGAGAATCCGACAAAAACGGCATCGGCCCGCACGGCCACCGGCAGCAAGGCCGGTACGGCGACGAACGAACGAGGGGCCAGGCATGGCGCAGGCGGACAGGGCAGCGGCACCGGCGGACGACGCCGTGGAGCGGGGCGCCGACACGTCGGGCGGGGGATCGGGCGTCCGGCGCGGCCGCGGCTGGAGCCTCGGCCGGGACGACCGGGGCCGCTCCGGCTGGCGGCGCGGCTGGATCCTCGCGCTGCTCGCCGTGCTCACCGCGGCCCTGCTGGCCTTCCACTCCCAGGTGCCCAACAGCGTCGGCAACCTCGGCAGCCTGCTGGAGACCTTCCTGCCGTGGGTGGGCCTGGCCGTCCTGGTGCTGCTGCCGCTCGCCCTGTGGCGGCGCTCGGTGTCGGCCCTGGTCGCGCTGCTGGTGCCGACCCTGGTCTGGCTGAACCTGTTCGGCGGCCTGCTCACCGACAAGGGCAGCGGCAAGGGCGACTTCACCGTCCTCACCCACAACGTGGCGGCCGCCAACAGCGACGTGCCGGGCACGGTGAAGCTGCTGAACGACTCCGGCGCGCAGATCGTCGCGCTGCAGGAGCTGGCCGGCAAGCCGCTGCGCAGCTACGAGAGCGGGCTGGCCGAGGCGTACCCGTTCCACGTGGTGCAGAACACCGTCGGGCTCTGGTCGAAGTTCCCGATCGGCGGCGTGGCCGTGGTGGACATCAAGATGGGCTGGACCAGGGCCTTCCGCGCCCAGGTGACCACCCCGCAGGGCCCGGTCGCGGTGTACGTGGCGCACCTGCCCTCCGTACGGGTGAAATCCGAGGGCGGCTTCACGGCCGAGCGCCGGGACGTCAGCGCGCAGGCGCTGGGCGACGCGGTGCAGGCCGAGCCGCTGAAGAA
The sequence above is a segment of the Kitasatospora sp. NBC_00240 genome. Coding sequences within it:
- a CDS encoding TetR/AcrR family transcriptional regulator, whose product is METDSRAATAEHECAYSPGESCDAPRRGRPRSEAAEQAIFAAVEQLMEGGASLSQLSVEGIAAAAGVGKATIYRRWPNKEALLVDVVARLEAPEPQLTGGGVRADLVEVIDYMRRRGLAKRSRWVLKAALGQMSSWPELHAAYKKRVLQPRRELLRSIIRRGMAQGELRADLDEDLLAEILLGPILVRTVLWDDSDLSDPRLAETMVDVLLAGVAAPGPAAP
- a CDS encoding endonuclease/exonuclease/phosphatase family protein gives rise to the protein MAQADRAAAPADDAVERGADTSGGGSGVRRGRGWSLGRDDRGRSGWRRGWILALLAVLTAALLAFHSQVPNSVGNLGSLLETFLPWVGLAVLVLLPLALWRRSVSALVALLVPTLVWLNLFGGLLTDKGSGKGDFTVLTHNVAAANSDVPGTVKLLNDSGAQIVALQELAGKPLRSYESGLAEAYPFHVVQNTVGLWSKFPIGGVAVVDIKMGWTRAFRAQVTTPQGPVAVYVAHLPSVRVKSEGGFTAERRDVSAQALGDAVQAEPLKKVLLLGDLNGTMNDRSLAPVTSQMRSAQGAAGDGFGFSWPASLPMARIDQILSKGGLKPTDSWVLASDGSDHRAVAAAYRYQ